From Polyodon spathula isolate WHYD16114869_AA chromosome 26, ASM1765450v1, whole genome shotgun sequence, one genomic window encodes:
- the LOC121300664 gene encoding MICOS complex subunit MIC13-like: MAPRIFPLVKVLTKVGVAGGAVYVAYDQGLLGNGEKGSEVLSKAKAAIPPAVDEWMKYFGWELPAPPKIEFSPSQAWNSGVQTTMSALSVAPSRAQEYTQRGWQYVRDLTK; encoded by the exons ATGGCTCCCCGGATTTTTCCATTAGTCAA GGTGCTGACAAAGGTGGGTGTGGCTGGAGGTGCTGTGTACGTTGCCTATGACCAGGGGCTGCTGGGCAATGGCGAGAAGGGGTCTGAAGTCCTGAGCAAAGCCAAAGCAGCAATTCCCCCTGCAGTGGACGAGTGGATGAAGTATTTTGGCTGGGAG CTTCCTGCTCCACCCAAAATCGAATTCTCACCTTCTCAGGCCTGGAACTCTG GAGTTCAGACCACCATGTCCGCCCTGTCTGTGGCCCCCAGCAGAGCCCAGGAGTACACCCAACGAGGATGGCAGTACGTCAGGGACCTGACCAAGTGA